A window of Methylomonas sp. MK1 contains these coding sequences:
- a CDS encoding WYL domain-containing protein gives MEQSIQKKRWGVERRLEFIEFVSYWEGTINRSHIMERFGVSAPQASSDLTAYQQLAPKNLRYDLSSKRYISTDEFECKLIKPDADRYLKQLTALSTESVEPEDTWLNSTPAAEVIPIPTRKVEPIILFGILKAIRLRRSIEIEYQSLNPTTSDILWRRVTPHAFASDGFRWHMRAYCHRDNRFKDFLLSRCSGTRGEAEPGLGVEADEKWRTYFEVKLAPNPRLSTSQKKAIEHDYAMQNGQAVLPVRYALLYYFDKRLRYDLLPQHSTNSQGDPREIPIVIANQAEYAAALATVGVQFRTNPDKTA, from the coding sequence ATGGAGCAATCAATACAAAAAAAGCGCTGGGGAGTGGAGCGACGCCTTGAATTTATTGAGTTTGTTTCTTATTGGGAAGGCACAATCAATCGATCTCATATAATGGAGCGCTTCGGCGTATCTGCGCCACAGGCATCTAGTGACTTAACGGCTTATCAACAACTTGCCCCAAAAAATCTGCGGTATGACCTAAGCTCCAAGCGATACATTTCGACAGATGAGTTCGAATGTAAGCTTATCAAGCCAGATGCTGATCGTTATCTTAAACAACTGACTGCGCTATCCACTGAATCGGTTGAACCAGAAGATACTTGGTTAAATAGCACTCCGGCAGCTGAAGTTATTCCGATTCCGACGCGTAAAGTCGAACCAATTATCCTGTTCGGAATTCTTAAAGCTATTAGATTGAGAAGATCCATTGAGATTGAATATCAGTCGTTAAACCCAACTACGTCTGATATTCTATGGCGTCGCGTCACTCCACATGCTTTTGCTTCTGATGGATTTCGTTGGCATATGAGGGCATATTGTCATAGAGACAATAGATTCAAGGACTTTCTCCTTTCCCGATGCAGCGGCACGAGAGGAGAGGCAGAGCCAGGACTAGGTGTGGAAGCTGATGAGAAATGGCGTACCTATTTCGAGGTTAAGCTTGCACCTAATCCGCGACTCTCTACTTCTCAAAAAAAGGCAATTGAGCATGACTATGCAATGCAAAACGGCCAAGCTGTACTACCTGTTCGTTATGCACTACTGTACTATTTCGATAAACGCCTAAGATATGACTTATTGCCTCAACATTCAACGAATTCTCAGGGTGACCCAAGGGAGATACCTATCGTTATAGCAAATCAAGCTGAATACGCAGCGGCGTTGGCGACTGTAGGCGTTCAATTTCGCACTAACCCTGACAAAACAGCCTAA
- a CDS encoding type I restriction endonuclease subunit R → MTEDQLEQEALGWLAEVGYSTLYGPNLAPDGESPERGSYLQVLLVERLRSAIARLNPAIPLVAREDALQQVLNLEVPGLLAANRHFHRLLVNGVPVEYQKDGDTRGDRVRLIDFAEPSNNEWLAINQFAIKGPKHSRRPDIILFINGLPMVLLELKNPADEKADIWKAFDQIQTYKEQIPDVFQYNEVLVISDGSEARLGSLSSDAERFMQWRTIDGVALDPLGQFNELETLIHGLLNPATLLDYLRFFVLFEDDGGLVKKVAGYHQYHAVRAAIQHVVTASRPDGNHKGGVVWHTQGSGKSITMTCFAARVMQEAAMENPTIVVITDRNDLDGQLFGVFSLGQDLLREQPVQAETRQDLRAKLANRPSGGIVFATIQKFMPGADEDSFPVLSDRSNIVVIADEAHRTQYGFEAKLKTVKSPKPSANDDTLAMAAEPSAVYQVGYAQHLRDALPNATFVAFTGTPVSLEDRDTRAVFGEYIHVYDMQQAKEDGATVAIYFESRLAKLALKPEQLPQIDDEVDELAEDEEDDQKANLKSRWAALEKVVGAEPRIASVAADLVAHFEERNKAQDGKAMVVAMSREICVHLYNEIIKLRPDWHNDDPEQGAIKIVMTGSASDKALLRPHIYSKQQKKRLEKRFKDPADPLRLVIVRDMWLTGFDAPCVHTLYVDKPMKGHNLMQAIARVNRVFKDKQGGLVVDYIGIANELKSALKDYTASQGRGRPTVDAAEAYAVLEEKLDILRGMLHGYDYSDFLSTGHKRLAGAANHVLGQKDGKKRFADTALAMSKAFTLCCTLDEAKAVREEVAFFQAVKVILTKPDISRKKRSDEERDLAIRQIINSAVVSEDVVDIFEAVGLDKPNIGILDDDFLADVRNLPERNLAVELLERLLEGEIKSRFAGNVVQEKKFSELLVNVIKRYQNRAIETAQVIEELIQMAKKFREAAGRGESLGLSEDEIRFYDALADNESAVRELTDETLKLIAHELTENLRQNITVDWSQRESVRAKLRLMVKRILRKYKYPPDQQEAAIELVLLQAQALGEAWM, encoded by the coding sequence ATGACCGAAGACCAACTGGAACAGGAAGCACTCGGCTGGCTGGCTGAGGTTGGATACTCTACGCTGTACGGCCCCAACCTAGCTCCGGACGGTGAAAGTCCAGAACGTGGAAGCTATCTGCAAGTGCTGTTGGTCGAACGCTTACGCTCGGCGATTGCCCGCTTAAACCCGGCGATTCCGTTGGTAGCACGGGAAGATGCTTTGCAGCAGGTGTTGAACCTTGAAGTTCCGGGGCTGTTAGCCGCCAATCGCCACTTTCATCGTTTGTTGGTCAATGGCGTGCCGGTGGAGTATCAGAAGGACGGTGATACCCGAGGTGATAGAGTGCGATTGATCGACTTTGCCGAACCTTCCAATAATGAATGGTTGGCGATCAACCAGTTTGCCATCAAGGGACCTAAACACTCGCGCCGACCTGACATCATCTTATTCATTAACGGCCTGCCGATGGTGTTGTTAGAGCTGAAAAATCCGGCCGATGAGAAAGCTGACATCTGGAAAGCTTTCGATCAGATTCAAACCTACAAGGAACAAATCCCGGACGTGTTCCAGTACAACGAGGTGCTGGTGATTTCCGATGGCAGCGAAGCGCGGCTGGGTTCGTTGTCCAGCGATGCCGAACGTTTCATGCAGTGGCGCACCATCGACGGCGTGGCGCTGGATCCGTTAGGCCAATTCAACGAACTGGAAACGCTGATACACGGTTTATTGAACCCGGCGACTTTGCTCGATTACTTGCGTTTTTTCGTCCTGTTCGAGGATGACGGCGGCTTGGTCAAGAAAGTCGCCGGCTATCATCAATACCATGCGGTACGGGCCGCCATTCAACACGTGGTGACTGCCTCCCGACCGGATGGCAATCATAAAGGCGGTGTGGTCTGGCACACCCAAGGCAGCGGCAAGAGTATCACCATGACCTGTTTTGCCGCGCGAGTGATGCAGGAAGCGGCGATGGAAAACCCCACCATCGTGGTGATTACCGACCGCAACGACCTGGACGGCCAGTTGTTCGGGGTGTTCTCGCTGGGGCAGGATTTATTACGTGAACAGCCGGTGCAAGCCGAAACCCGTCAGGACTTGCGCGCAAAACTGGCTAACCGGCCCTCCGGTGGCATCGTCTTCGCCACCATCCAGAAATTCATGCCCGGTGCCGATGAAGACAGTTTTCCTGTGCTGTCAGACCGGAGCAATATTGTGGTGATTGCCGACGAGGCACACCGCACCCAGTATGGTTTTGAGGCCAAACTCAAGACGGTCAAATCCCCCAAACCCAGCGCCAACGATGACACCCTGGCCATGGCCGCCGAACCTAGTGCCGTCTATCAAGTCGGCTATGCCCAGCATTTACGCGACGCCTTACCCAACGCCACCTTCGTGGCCTTTACCGGCACGCCGGTATCGTTGGAAGATCGAGACACCCGAGCGGTGTTTGGCGAATACATCCATGTTTACGACATGCAGCAAGCCAAGGAAGACGGCGCGACCGTGGCGATTTACTTTGAATCGCGGCTGGCCAAACTGGCATTGAAGCCGGAACAATTGCCGCAGATTGATGATGAAGTCGACGAATTGGCCGAGGACGAGGAAGACGATCAAAAAGCCAATTTGAAAAGCCGTTGGGCTGCGCTGGAAAAGGTGGTCGGTGCCGAGCCGCGTATCGCCAGTGTAGCGGCGGACTTGGTCGCCCATTTCGAGGAACGCAACAAGGCACAGGACGGCAAGGCCATGGTGGTGGCGATGAGCCGGGAAATCTGTGTGCATCTGTATAACGAGATAATCAAGCTGCGGCCGGACTGGCATAACGACGATCCGGAGCAAGGCGCCATCAAGATCGTGATGACCGGCTCCGCCAGTGACAAGGCTTTGCTGCGTCCGCATATCTACAGCAAACAGCAGAAAAAGCGCCTTGAAAAGCGCTTTAAAGACCCAGCAGATCCGTTGCGTTTGGTGATCGTGCGGGATATGTGGCTGACTGGGTTTGATGCGCCGTGTGTGCATACGCTGTATGTCGATAAACCGATGAAGGGCCACAACCTGATGCAAGCCATCGCCCGCGTCAATCGGGTTTTCAAGGACAAGCAAGGCGGGCTGGTGGTGGATTACATCGGCATCGCCAACGAATTGAAGTCGGCGTTGAAGGACTACACCGCCAGCCAAGGCCGTGGTCGCCCCACCGTCGATGCCGCCGAAGCCTATGCCGTGCTGGAGGAAAAGCTCGATATTCTGCGGGGCATGCTGCACGGCTATGACTACAGCGACTTTTTAAGCACCGGTCACAAGCGACTGGCCGGAGCAGCCAACCATGTTTTGGGCCAGAAAGACGGCAAGAAGCGGTTTGCCGATACCGCGCTAGCTATGAGCAAGGCCTTTACCTTGTGCTGTACGCTGGATGAAGCCAAGGCGGTACGGGAGGAAGTGGCGTTTTTTCAGGCGGTGAAAGTCATTCTGACCAAGCCCGACATCAGCCGGAAAAAACGCAGCGACGAGGAACGTGATCTGGCGATCCGGCAAATCATCAATTCCGCCGTGGTCTCGGAAGATGTGGTGGACATCTTCGAAGCCGTTGGCCTGGACAAGCCCAACATTGGTATTCTGGATGACGACTTCCTAGCTGATGTGCGTAATTTGCCGGAACGCAATCTGGCTGTGGAGTTGCTGGAACGGCTGTTGGAAGGCGAAATCAAATCCCGCTTTGCCGGCAACGTGGTACAGGAGAAAAAGTTCTCCGAGCTGTTGGTCAACGTGATCAAGCGTTATCAAAACCGAGCCATTGAAACCGCACAGGTCATTGAAGAGCTGATTCAGATGGCTAAGAAGTTTAGGGAAGCCGCCGGACGAGGGGAGTCTCTGGGGTTGAGTGAAGATGAAATCCGCTTTTACGATGCCCTGGCCGACAATGAATCGGCTGTCCGCGAACTGACCGATGAAACCCTGAAGCTTATCGCCCATGAGCTTACAGAGAATCTTCGCCAGAACATTACGGTGGATTGGTCGCAACGGGAAAGCGTTAGGGCCAAGCTACGCTTGATGGTGAAACGTATCCTTCGTAAGTACAAATATCCGCCAGACCAACAGGAGGCTGCGATTGAGCTGGTCTTACTGCAGGCTCAGGCGTTAGGTGAAGCATGGATGTAG
- a CDS encoding multiubiquitin domain-containing protein yields MTTEQGYPYQINGKTASTDDKTPTSAQVLADAGFEPAEDFVLIKRTEHGTSVVSSDDVLDLTLSEEFFAFATGTIFELTVNGHSIWWGSPKIDIKEIRHLGNVSDNDDLIWVRIDEENEVLGLHGHFNLHDKGIEHLKTRTKAEVEYHYFVDAVEYCTDQPELTGAQIMAKIPDWDPANSLVLEGDEAEPDEVIHPTTVVVFKGRETPAHFAIVPPATFGML; encoded by the coding sequence ATGACAACTGAACAGGGCTATCCCTACCAAATTAACGGCAAAACTGCTAGCACCGATGATAAGACTCCCACATCGGCTCAGGTATTAGCCGATGCTGGTTTCGAACCAGCGGAAGATTTTGTATTGATCAAACGCACTGAGCATGGAACTAGCGTAGTTTCGTCGGATGACGTTCTTGATCTGACTTTATCCGAAGAATTTTTTGCCTTCGCGACTGGCACTATTTTTGAGTTAACGGTCAATGGACATTCAATTTGGTGGGGAAGCCCAAAAATTGATATTAAAGAGATACGCCACCTTGGAAATGTATCGGACAATGACGATCTCATATGGGTGCGCATTGACGAGGAGAACGAAGTACTTGGCCTACATGGTCACTTTAATCTACACGATAAAGGTATCGAACACCTAAAAACTCGTACTAAAGCAGAAGTCGAATATCACTATTTCGTAGATGCTGTCGAATACTGCACCGACCAACCAGAGCTCACTGGTGCTCAGATTATGGCGAAAATTCCAGACTGGGACCCCGCCAACTCTCTAGTATTGGAAGGGGATGAAGCCGAACCAGACGAGGTGATTCACCCGACGACAGTGGTGGTATTTAAAGGGCGCGAGACTCCTGCGCATTTCGCTATCGTTCCACCTGCGACTTTTGGAATGTTATGA
- a CDS encoding Fic family protein — translation MRSTGDYFTSTTLGEPVRAFVPHPLPPNDPVLAVESYSTLNHAAELALARLSGVSGLVPSVDWLLYSAIRKEALLTSQIEGTQATLTDLFDEEAGFAVSNTDDVEEVTNYLRAFRLVQDNLRAADGLPISVRLLCNAHHLLLNGARGAGKQPGELRRSQNWIGGTRPGNAAFVPPPAERVADLLADVERFIHASQPDDLPPLVKIALVHAQFETIHPFLDGNGRIGRLLIAALMEHWGLLPEPLMYLSGYLKQYQSEYYRRLSAIRTDGDWEGWVSFFLEAVAVAATDAERSIVAIASLVATDRRRLLGAAKIGPASYRLFELLPMMPRFSIEQVRQKLNTTFPTATAAVKVLEELGIVVEFTGQKKNRSYSYQAYIELLTR, via the coding sequence ATGCGCAGCACCGGCGATTACTTCACTTCCACGACTTTGGGCGAGCCGGTGCGGGCGTTTGTCCCGCATCCGTTACCGCCCAACGATCCAGTTTTGGCCGTTGAGAGTTATTCCACGCTGAACCATGCCGCCGAGCTGGCCTTGGCCCGGTTGTCGGGGGTTTCCGGACTGGTGCCATCGGTGGACTGGTTGCTTTACAGCGCGATCCGCAAAGAGGCGTTGCTGACCTCGCAGATCGAGGGCACGCAAGCGACGCTGACCGACTTGTTCGATGAGGAAGCCGGCTTTGCCGTCAGCAACACCGACGATGTGGAGGAGGTCACCAATTACCTACGCGCCTTCCGCCTGGTGCAGGACAATTTACGCGCCGCCGATGGCTTGCCGATCAGCGTCCGCTTGTTGTGCAATGCTCACCACTTGCTATTGAATGGGGCGAGAGGCGCGGGAAAACAACCCGGCGAGTTGCGCCGTTCGCAAAACTGGATAGGCGGCACCAGGCCCGGTAATGCGGCGTTTGTACCGCCACCGGCGGAACGGGTGGCGGATTTGTTGGCCGATGTGGAACGCTTCATTCACGCCAGCCAGCCGGATGATTTGCCGCCGTTGGTGAAGATTGCTTTGGTCCATGCTCAATTTGAAACCATCCACCCGTTTCTGGATGGCAATGGCCGGATTGGCCGCTTGCTGATCGCGGCGTTGATGGAGCATTGGGGCTTATTGCCGGAACCCTTGATGTATCTCAGCGGCTACTTGAAACAATACCAAAGCGAGTATTACCGGCGCTTGTCGGCCATCCGCACCGATGGCGACTGGGAGGGCTGGGTGTCTTTCTTTTTGGAAGCGGTGGCAGTAGCGGCTACCGATGCCGAACGTAGCATTGTGGCGATAGCCAGCCTAGTAGCGACGGACCGGCGGCGTCTGCTGGGTGCGGCGAAAATCGGCCCGGCCAGCTATCGCTTGTTTGAGCTGCTGCCGATGATGCCGCGCTTCAGCATCGAGCAGGTGCGTCAGAAACTCAACACCACCTTCCCAACCGCCACGGCGGCGGTCAAAGTCCTGGAGGAGTTGGGAATCGTGGTGGAATTTACCGGACAGAAAAAAAACCGCAGCTACAGTTACCAAGCTTACATCGAGTTGCTGACGCGCTGA